In Caproicibacterium amylolyticum, a genomic segment contains:
- a CDS encoding phage holin: MKINWTVRIKNKTFWVTVIPMVLLLLAQVLQLFGITIDFTGLSSQLLAIVGTVFGLLALLGVVNDPTTAGVSDSKQALTYEQPKQ; this comes from the coding sequence ATGAAAATCAATTGGACTGTACGAATCAAGAATAAGACATTTTGGGTAACTGTCATTCCAATGGTGCTGTTGCTGCTTGCACAGGTGCTGCAGTTGTTTGGCATAACAATTGATTTTACCGGACTAAGCAGTCAACTGCTGGCGATTGTAGGCACTGTATTTGGATTGCTGGCACTGCTTGGTGTGGTTAACGACCCAACCACTGCGGGCGTGTCTGACAGCAAACAGGCACTGACTTATGAGCAGCCAAAGCAGTAA
- a CDS encoding acetylglutamate kinase, with product MNNCRMQRDLTLAFRDLWMQHVVWTRLFIISTVSGLNDLKYVTNRLLRNPKDFEKILVQYYGQQKAGKFQNLLTEHLLIAANLVNAAKDGKTDLVESERKKWYTNADEISDFLASINCFWSVKSWKAMLYDHLEMTEAEAVQRIEGHYENDISEFDKISTQALKMADYMAVGIRKQVNGR from the coding sequence ATGAATAACTGTAGAATGCAGAGGGATTTAACACTCGCTTTTCGTGATTTATGGATGCAACATGTTGTATGGACGAGATTGTTCATTATTAGTACTGTATCTGGCCTAAATGATCTGAAATATGTAACCAATCGCCTCTTACGTAATCCAAAAGACTTTGAAAAAATTTTAGTCCAATACTATGGACAACAAAAGGCTGGAAAATTTCAAAACCTGCTGACAGAGCACCTCTTAATTGCAGCGAATCTGGTTAATGCTGCAAAGGATGGAAAAACCGATTTAGTAGAGTCTGAACGGAAGAAGTGGTATACCAATGCTGATGAAATTTCGGATTTCCTTGCAAGCATCAATTGCTTTTGGTCAGTGAAAAGCTGGAAAGCAATGTTGTATGACCATCTGGAAATGACAGAGGCAGAAGCTGTTCAGCGCATTGAGGGCCATTATGAAAACGATATTTCGGAATTTGATAAAATTAGCACTCAAGCGCTAAAAATGGCCGATTATATGGCTGTAGGAATCAGAAAACAAGTCAATGGGAGATAA
- a CDS encoding RnfABCDGE type electron transport complex subunit A, with the protein MDTSFLVSLLSIFLSSILTENYILSKFLGICPFLGVSKKLNTATGMSMAVIAVMFISTAVTFPIDQYLLKPYNMEYLQVVVFILIIASLVQLIETILKKSMPALYQALGIYLPLITTNCAVLGITQLVLTKNENYGQALVNAFGSGVGFLVAMVIFAGVRERMEHNEFPKFVQGLPITLISASLVAASFLGFAGMVDGIFGTITLVAPKTNTMELSGTMQIVIPIITVCVLGIVFALILSVASTVLAVPKDQKEEDIRAMLPGANCGACGFSGCDGYAAALAKGEAKPGLCAPGGAAVAKAVGDYLGVGGTAEAKVAVVQCLGNDDNCPDKVQYEGIASCAAANLVAGGSSSCAYGCMGIGDCVNACQYGAIQVCNGAAVVDVTRCVGCTMCTQACPRHLIKMVPKKRQAVNRCSNCDKGAATTKVCKIGCIGCGKCAKVCPKDAITIENFNATVDPEKCVGCGLCTKECPRGCLTLMIVPKD; encoded by the coding sequence ATGGATACATCTTTTCTCGTTTCGCTGCTCTCCATTTTCCTGTCCTCCATTTTGACGGAAAACTACATCCTCAGCAAATTCCTTGGTATCTGCCCATTTCTCGGCGTTTCCAAAAAGCTGAACACCGCAACCGGCATGAGCATGGCTGTTATCGCGGTTATGTTTATTTCCACTGCGGTTACTTTCCCAATCGACCAGTACCTGCTCAAGCCCTACAACATGGAGTACCTGCAGGTGGTTGTGTTCATTCTGATCATTGCATCTTTGGTGCAGCTGATTGAAACCATCCTGAAAAAATCCATGCCTGCTCTGTATCAGGCACTTGGCATTTACCTGCCGCTGATTACCACCAACTGCGCCGTGCTGGGCATTACGCAGCTGGTTCTGACAAAGAATGAAAACTATGGTCAGGCACTGGTCAATGCTTTTGGTTCCGGCGTTGGCTTCCTGGTGGCAATGGTCATTTTCGCAGGCGTGCGGGAACGCATGGAACATAACGAATTCCCGAAATTCGTGCAGGGACTGCCGATTACATTGATTTCTGCTTCCTTGGTTGCCGCTTCATTCCTCGGCTTCGCTGGTATGGTAGACGGCATTTTCGGCACCATTACATTGGTTGCACCGAAAACCAACACAATGGAGCTTTCCGGCACCATGCAGATTGTCATTCCAATCATTACCGTATGTGTACTCGGCATTGTATTTGCACTGATTCTTTCCGTAGCCTCCACGGTGCTGGCTGTGCCGAAAGACCAGAAAGAAGAGGACATTCGCGCCATGCTGCCCGGCGCCAACTGCGGTGCCTGCGGATTCTCCGGCTGCGACGGCTATGCTGCAGCTCTGGCTAAAGGTGAAGCAAAGCCCGGTCTGTGCGCACCCGGCGGTGCCGCCGTGGCAAAAGCTGTTGGTGACTATTTGGGTGTCGGCGGTACTGCTGAAGCCAAAGTTGCTGTTGTACAGTGCCTTGGCAACGATGACAACTGCCCGGACAAAGTACAATACGAGGGCATTGCCTCTTGTGCGGCTGCTAATCTGGTAGCCGGTGGCTCTTCAAGCTGTGCATACGGCTGTATGGGCATCGGTGACTGTGTGAATGCCTGCCAGTATGGCGCCATTCAGGTCTGCAACGGTGCTGCTGTGGTTGATGTAACGCGTTGCGTCGGCTGTACCATGTGCACACAAGCCTGCCCGCGCCATCTGATTAAGATGGTGCCTAAGAAGCGTCAGGCAGTTAACCGCTGCTCCAACTGTGACAAGGGTGCTGCTACTACCAAGGTCTGCAAAATTGGCTGCATCGGCTGCGGCAAGTGCGCAAAGGTCTGCCCGAAGGATGCAATCACCATTGAGAACTTCAATGCAACTGTTGACCCCGAAAAGTGCGTTGGCTGCGGCCTTTGCACCAAGGAATGTCCGCGCGGCTGCCTGACTTTGATGATCGTACCAAAAGACTAA
- a CDS encoding X2-like carbohydrate binding domain-containing protein, with translation MKKKILSAILALCLLLTMLPTAATPAVAAASATYDLTQGSVAINDSSPENITVNGNNHQQTTNTIQITGIKNHTVTLNGLNIMSSSTSINPISIDSAGITTLMLSNLNNFSFSISSRAAAVRKATQGTLVIAGTGTLAATGGYFSDHTGGAAIGGNDVENTANIIIQSGTIQATSLSCAAAIGGGNQGSATNIQITDGDVRAESAYGAAIGGGGNFTGGTNTYTGRNIVISGGTVSAYSHDGNKCMAIGDGNVSGSDGYGQSTSGWGNVLQPKTGMVSKVEYPENGTPITSYTGNYGTDQQADITRIDNMTISFVAGHKLTVQNGTGDGLYLVGKPVNISTEDVDYNKFTKWTISSGSAAFTDSASKTTTLTMGDSDVTVTANRTIDYDSLKFFISPVSVKGQSGKTQQFTVRAKYNGTELTADQMAGLSYLASWGLTGGTNSFINATYGLLDMGVETENIKVTAQIAVGGKIYTAAADVIYSEADAGDLTVSGGLPGTDYTYADDVLTFTGSGTYLVGMKPGVTAAATRIVVNGGSPNITMQNVNISTDSNANSIFCVRAGFPTVTISGTNSLINTNTNDGSNGINVVNGCLTLDGGDSDTLTVKGNYYSVVTGGTLTIKGGHYIFGNTSSNIGTAKVAYNATCTVQGGVIELLQAWQGRDCNVINAEGNFCIIPAEGKQAVVYREKNPTKYLTEPYSTGMVKGYYTKIYFSDSLPAITAALAGEEATSADLKVFGSNNAKGYYRLYEGGVSPTPLAGDIMGNSTGTIDLSKDTVSDVSLTGLKEGTAYDCCIVAVAGSGDGTQVSKVVKVHFTTKMAPMTATFDKYTSSDGYKDISLSLNGNTLSNISNGDTALVKDSDYTISEDGGTVTILKSYLATLSSGKTVLTLKFNAGTDQSLVVTVKNTVPMPMPTPAPMPSTSTALPTIIVNASTGAQAGLSGAVFSPNVTSLAFFVMPETPAGIPQGAPDGKADPQGAATYNSAVHDSALNIIGVPYLYNIKLLDQSGNPVSFTGSVTVSIPLPAGLRGKPRVFRNESDSTLTDMNATVKNGFLVFSTTHFSNYIIAGTGSTISLDTSNYQMPVGGKYQIGVSLTGKKNVSVKIHSTNNGTLTAKRLENGNIQAEGKGVGTAYVMVDVYGGKNQLLSHVSTCIDVKQSAQSRGDSTRQMGVYTVPDAKDSLTLDTKNYVMSVGGTYQISAWLTEGQAVVLKHYSTNSKIASVAKLANGNYQVTGKGTGTAYIMFDVYGKDNHLLTHASTRVDVKTGIRPHGDSTRQYGIF, from the coding sequence ATGAAGAAAAAAATACTCAGCGCCATATTGGCACTGTGCTTGTTGCTCACGATGTTGCCGACAGCGGCAACGCCGGCGGTGGCAGCGGCCTCAGCAACCTATGACCTAACGCAAGGCAGCGTTGCCATTAACGATAGCTCACCTGAAAATATAACGGTAAATGGGAACAACCACCAGCAAACCACGAATACAATCCAAATTACCGGTATCAAAAATCATACTGTTACGCTGAACGGATTAAACATAATGTCCAGCAGTACCTCGATTAATCCCATCTCAATTGATTCGGCAGGTATAACTACCCTTATGCTAAGCAATTTAAACAATTTTTCGTTTAGTATTTCTTCACGGGCGGCGGCAGTTCGAAAAGCTACGCAAGGTACGCTTGTCATAGCGGGCACCGGAACGTTAGCAGCGACCGGCGGATATTTCAGTGACCATACCGGCGGCGCGGCAATCGGTGGAAACGATGTGGAAAACACGGCAAACATCATCATCCAGTCCGGCACGATTCAGGCAACTTCTTTAAGCTGCGCCGCCGCCATCGGCGGCGGTAATCAGGGCTCGGCAACAAATATTCAGATTACCGACGGAGATGTGCGAGCAGAGAGTGCATATGGTGCTGCAATCGGCGGCGGCGGCAATTTTACAGGTGGTACCAATACGTATACCGGCAGGAATATCGTAATATCCGGCGGAACAGTATCGGCTTACTCACACGATGGAAACAAATGTATGGCGATTGGGGACGGAAATGTAAGCGGCAGCGATGGATATGGTCAAAGTACCAGCGGTTGGGGCAACGTACTGCAGCCGAAGACTGGTATGGTTTCCAAGGTGGAATATCCGGAAAACGGCACACCAATAACATCCTATACAGGAAATTACGGTACGGATCAGCAAGCTGACATCACTCGGATTGACAATATGACAATCAGTTTTGTGGCGGGTCATAAGCTCACGGTACAAAACGGAACGGGCGACGGGCTGTACCTTGTGGGAAAGCCCGTAAACATCTCGACTGAAGATGTGGATTATAACAAATTTACAAAATGGACGATTTCCAGCGGCAGTGCAGCTTTTACGGATTCTGCCAGCAAAACCACTACACTGACGATGGGGGACTCGGACGTCACGGTCACTGCAAACAGAACCATTGACTATGACAGCCTGAAGTTTTTCATTTCGCCTGTCTCTGTCAAAGGGCAAAGTGGTAAAACACAGCAGTTTACGGTGCGTGCAAAGTACAACGGCACGGAACTGACTGCCGACCAGATGGCGGGCCTCAGCTATCTTGCTTCATGGGGCCTTACCGGCGGGACAAATTCATTCATCAATGCCACTTACGGATTGCTTGATATGGGAGTCGAGACAGAAAATATAAAGGTTACCGCACAAATTGCGGTGGGCGGCAAAATCTACACGGCTGCCGCAGACGTAATTTACAGCGAAGCGGATGCGGGAGACCTTACCGTCTCAGGCGGATTGCCGGGGACGGACTATACCTATGCCGACGATGTTTTGACTTTCACGGGCAGCGGGACCTATCTTGTTGGGATGAAACCCGGCGTTACTGCAGCGGCTACCCGCATCGTGGTAAATGGCGGTTCGCCGAATATCACAATGCAAAATGTCAATATCAGTACTGACAGTAACGCAAACAGCATCTTTTGTGTGCGTGCGGGTTTCCCTACTGTTACAATCAGTGGAACGAATTCGCTAATTAATACGAATACGAACGACGGTTCAAATGGAATCAATGTCGTGAATGGATGTCTCACTCTTGATGGCGGAGATAGCGATACATTAACGGTAAAGGGTAACTATTACTCTGTGGTAACAGGTGGTACTCTTACCATTAAAGGCGGGCATTATATCTTCGGAAACACCAGTTCAAATATTGGTACAGCTAAAGTAGCCTATAATGCAACCTGTACTGTTCAGGGTGGAGTGATCGAATTACTGCAGGCATGGCAGGGAAGAGACTGCAATGTTATCAATGCGGAAGGTAATTTTTGCATCATTCCCGCGGAAGGCAAACAGGCGGTTGTTTATCGAGAAAAAAATCCAACAAAATACTTAACGGAACCGTATTCGACCGGAATGGTCAAAGGCTATTACACCAAGATCTATTTTTCCGATTCGCTGCCTGCGATTACCGCCGCTTTAGCGGGAGAAGAGGCAACCAGTGCTGACCTTAAGGTGTTCGGTTCCAACAACGCAAAAGGCTATTACCGACTTTATGAAGGTGGTGTTTCCCCGACACCGCTGGCCGGTGACATTATGGGAAACTCCACCGGAACCATCGATTTATCAAAAGACACGGTGTCTGATGTTTCTTTGACGGGATTAAAAGAAGGTACGGCCTATGACTGCTGCATAGTGGCAGTCGCCGGAAGCGGCGATGGCACACAGGTATCCAAGGTTGTCAAGGTTCACTTCACAACGAAGATGGCCCCTATGACAGCGACTTTTGATAAATACACTTCAAGCGACGGCTACAAGGATATTTCCTTATCGCTTAACGGCAACACGCTCAGCAACATTTCAAACGGTGACACTGCACTTGTGAAAGACAGTGATTATACCATTTCAGAGGACGGCGGCACAGTGACCATTCTAAAGTCCTACCTTGCAACGCTTTCCAGCGGTAAAACGGTGTTGACACTCAAGTTCAACGCCGGAACCGACCAGTCCCTTGTCGTAACGGTAAAGAATACAGTACCCATGCCAATGCCAACACCAGCACCCATGCCCTCAACATCAACTGCTCTGCCGACAATCATTGTGAATGCTTCAACCGGAGCGCAAGCAGGTCTTTCCGGCGCGGTGTTTTCGCCCAATGTAACAAGCCTGGCGTTTTTCGTGATGCCGGAAACACCGGCGGGCATTCCGCAGGGAGCGCCGGACGGCAAAGCAGACCCGCAGGGCGCGGCGACATACAATTCAGCCGTACACGACTCTGCGCTGAACATCATCGGTGTGCCGTATCTTTACAATATTAAACTGCTTGACCAAAGCGGAAATCCCGTATCTTTCACTGGCAGCGTCACGGTGAGTATTCCGCTTCCTGCGGGGCTGCGCGGGAAACCGCGTGTGTTCCGGAATGAATCGGACAGCACGCTGACTGACATGAACGCGACGGTGAAAAACGGCTTTCTTGTCTTTTCCACCACCCATTTCAGTAATTATATCATCGCAGGAACGGGAAGCACCATCTCACTGGACACGTCTAACTACCAAATGCCTGTTGGCGGCAAGTACCAAATCGGCGTAAGTCTAACGGGAAAGAAAAATGTTTCGGTAAAAATCCATTCAACCAATAATGGAACTTTAACTGCAAAAAGATTGGAAAACGGAAACATTCAGGCAGAAGGAAAAGGCGTTGGTACGGCCTATGTGATGGTTGACGTGTATGGCGGTAAAAATCAATTACTCAGCCATGTTTCCACGTGCATTGATGTAAAACAAAGTGCGCAGTCCAGAGGAGATTCGACACGTCAGATGGGTGTTTACACTGTCCCGGATGCAAAGGACTCTCTGACGCTGGATACCAAAAACTATGTGATGTCTGTCGGCGGTACCTATCAAATCAGCGCGTGGCTGACAGAGGGGCAGGCCGTAGTGTTGAAGCATTACTCAACCAACAGCAAAATTGCGTCGGTGGCGAAGCTTGCAAACGGTAATTATCAGGTTACCGGCAAAGGTACCGGAACGGCCTACATCATGTTTGACGTGTACGGCAAAGACAATCATCTGCTGACACACGCTTCCACTCGCGTGGATGTGAAAACCGGAATCAGACCGCATGGAGATTCCACAAGGCAATACGGCATTTTCTAA